The stretch of DNA ACACCGGATCCTCCGATGTTCATGTACACATCCCAAAAAGGCATCGTGATAATATTCGGAATCTCTTCACCAGCTGCGTACGCGTTCATATTGACGGTGATTGACCCTAGTAAAAGCGGCTCGCGGATAGGCTTGATCATCTGGTTTCCATGGATACCGATGACCCAGAAAAATTGAGCAACGAACATTAAAAGTAAGATACCCGGCAAACCTTGAATGGCCGATTCCAGAGGACGCTGAATCACATTATACACCGCTTCATGTAAATATATTCCAGTTGTACGATGGAATGCGAACCCGAAGCTGGCAATGATCGTCACCGTGATGATCGATGGAAATAAAGAAGCAAATGATGTCGTTACATTCGAAGGAACACTTTCCGGCATTTTTATAGTAAGTTTATCCATTTTAGAAAACCACGTGAACAACTCTACTGATACGAGTGCGATGATCATTCCAAGGAATAGACTTTTCGGGTCCGAAAACTCCCTTGCCAATACATTGGCCACTTCCTGCAAGGAACCATCCACCTCCAGGAATACCGTGGTCGGGATAACAGAGATATACGATATCAAGGCCATCAAACCCGGGAACAGCGACTTGAGCCCGTTGATACGGCCAAGTTCAATCCCGATCAGCACCACTGCTGCAATGGTGATGAAGTTCAATGTCGCATAATTTATCGCGCTCATGATCCCCTGCAGCTCAGCTAGGAATGAAAACATACCGAATGCTGCCAAACCTGTTTCCGGGTCCAGGATCATATTCTCGACCAGGACTGCAAATGCTCCTACGATGATGACCGGCATCAAGGTTACGAATGATTGCTTAATTGCCTTGATATGTTTCTGATTGGATATGGTATAAGCTACACTTTCCAAGGCACCTGTGAATTTATCCATTTTCTTGCCCATCTGACTCTCCCCCTTCGCTTATACCAGAGTCTATTATAAAAGCGCTTACATTTACATACATTGTTTTTCCTCTTTCATAGGAAAAAGGCTGTACAATCAGTTTAACAGGGGGAAGCAGGCCTCTAAATCCTGCGCTTGAATAAGCTCTTTCACTTTTTGTCTATCCTCGATAAAAGCAACCATACTTTCGTAAAGCTCCTGCAAATCACCATTATATTGTTTTGGTATACAAAAAAGGAATATGACCTGCACAGCATTTCCTCCCCAATCAATGGACTGCTGTAATGTACAGCAAAGCACAACTGGTTCGTCCATGACTGGATAAATAGGGTGCGGCACTGCAACATGGTTTTCCTGAAATGTCGGGGCCATTTCTTCCCTTTCCTTTATGAGTGCCAGAAGGTTGGCTGGGACATCAAAGCGCTTCTCCATTTGCTCAACCAGGAACTGCAATACATCATCCCTATTGGTGCAGGATAGCTGTAAAAAGATATGATCTGGCGGGATATAGGCTGACAATGTCTGCTTTCTATCGGCGATTATCTGTTCAATCTGACCTACATCAGACTCCCGGAGCAGTGTATGGACGTTAACAACAGGTGCAGACAGGGAACCTGGCAGAGGCACTGTAGATACAATGAGATCAATATCTTCAAGTGACCGTGTTTGCAATTCTGCAGCACTGCATATCCCTGCAATATCCATTCTGCCATTAAATCGCGCTTGCAGTTTATAATACAACAGCTGCGAACTGGCTATCCCCGTCGCACATACAACCAAAGCCTGCTTCTTCACTCGCTGACTTTCCTGCCTTTCCATCGCAGCTCCTACATGTAAGGCCAAGTAGCCTAATTCATCCTCATTGATTGCCGCATCCGTCAGTTCCTGCAGCTTTTTCCCCATCAATACGCTGGCATCGAATGCTTTTGGATATGATTGCTTAATCTCAGAAAGCATCGGGTTCCGAATCGTTAGTCCATATTTGAAGCGATTTAATGCTGGCCTTAGATGCAGGGCAAGGCCACTGAGAAGCTTTTTATCTGCAGAGAGGGAAAGCTGCATATGCTCGTCTGCTACACGAAGCAGTGCTGCTGAAATCTCTATGATATTGGGATCCACTATCTTTTCAAAGTCCTTCATGCCATTTTCTTCATAGGAAACTGATTTAGCTCCCAGTAAATGCATAGTCATGT from Terribacillus sp. FSL K6-0262 encodes:
- a CDS encoding PTS transporter subunit EIIC gives rise to the protein MGKKMDKFTGALESVAYTISNQKHIKAIKQSFVTLMPVIIVGAFAVLVENMILDPETGLAAFGMFSFLAELQGIMSAINYATLNFITIAAVVLIGIELGRINGLKSLFPGLMALISYISVIPTTVFLEVDGSLQEVANVLAREFSDPKSLFLGMIIALVSVELFTWFSKMDKLTIKMPESVPSNVTTSFASLFPSIITVTIIASFGFAFHRTTGIYLHEAVYNVIQRPLESAIQGLPGILLLMFVAQFFWVIGIHGNQMIKPIREPLLLGSITVNMNAYAAGEEIPNIITMPFWDVYMNIGGSGVTIGLLAAIFIAGKKQEMRSIAKLSAGPGVFNINEPVIFGVPVMLNPILAIPFIITPLITGTIGYIATVIGFADKAVVMVPWTTPPIINAWLSTGGSWGAVITQLICIAAAILIYLPFIFIANRTRRLDEGSTDETGTKVV
- a CDS encoding PRD domain-containing protein, coding for MLSKRQIEILELLEHGDRNTGKRIAGMLGVTARTVRADIRVLTSTLPAFGASIDSKRGKGYKLTVEDPEAYKRMKMQALELEDQSDRLSKLALLLLKRKTFLKLVDAADTLYVSESTIKNDLRVLKKELESRGLKVITKPRYGIRIIGSERQLRNVYRSYLEADSIVPGLKGQLYQQLRQLVVSVLEEEGALVTEIGIENLVIHIWIASERMDAGLVADISPSDKENLSRLKEYQVAEKLAKSLENILGVKLPQDEIVYMTMHLLGAKSVSYEENGMKDFEKIVDPNIIEISAALLRVADEHMQLSLSADKKLLSGLALHLRPALNRFKYGLTIRNPMLSEIKQSYPKAFDASVLMGKKLQELTDAAINEDELGYLALHVGAAMERQESQRVKKQALVVCATGIASSQLLYYKLQARFNGRMDIAGICSAAELQTRSLEDIDLIVSTVPLPGSLSAPVVNVHTLLRESDVGQIEQIIADRKQTLSAYIPPDHIFLQLSCTNRDDVLQFLVEQMEKRFDVPANLLALIKEREEMAPTFQENHVAVPHPIYPVMDEPVVLCCTLQQSIDWGGNAVQVIFLFCIPKQYNGDLQELYESMVAFIEDRQKVKELIQAQDLEACFPLLN